The following coding sequences lie in one Nakaseomyces glabratus chromosome K, complete sequence genomic window:
- the TOM1 gene encoding E3 ubiquitin-protein ligase TOM1 (CAGL0K06303g~Ortholog(s) have ubiquitin-protein transferase activity), with product MVKLTRFEKLQKEKNAEYFKPFLDDLEQSSQDEFVKKLRDFDFNDRPRNDLFVWIPVLNRIDDILSKFVEKYHYSYTKAPEPLKLMNDEDLNVTVELTEFSTKLLCNTENRYIYSSMDVMSNLLNCPNFEVKLGAIRVLATMGERYVIARERIDATKNVLGTHPLKNKALKLALAIPSSAMDENGEHFALTDLYFEKKKYPSKWSKLRYTYYASPKTNSASSNVKSVDCSDSNSHSSAQQGVSMLKFSMNSEELSKLTIQEILDKGMKVIPAEEWFDFSLKAIAAKAFSDDSEDNLHLRETIIRTKMNAIALVNTVYLPPQVSSKFFEVDPYAFNSLTDFISLSEVKISKNLRLDALFALECISLKHVWCSDIMRNLGGNMSHGLLFQILRYLSKILREKSSEVDEIYNVRFFYLISNLADVKVLHEALLAAGLIPALLDIVSIKNLDYRRTLASATHLLEVFINDSDSTNEFINNDGFTTLIKSIDEEINYAIENKGQFNPPEFIKVYYAISFRQLSYIRSHLKLVIKLLKTDSGDRIRNLIDSPILGSLKKIMTNRELFGYTLITYTLDIIQRVINSEPTIYPILNEAGLIPYIIENFESLMGPYSELLTLLPDVISAICLNTEGLQKVKDNGLIKSLFKTVTNLDYAIVLSWKEESVDFGTSMDELARHYPDLQDEICNAFSDMVKTLPDIVKFNQPFLYQSNTGEDIIYRSKTDKVVRDEEGSQELAFWDIQKDSPIVDCFSNVFYGMTLENSALHDLPEKLDFKTLFNAIVLNNVPFDFSMSQTMLNYTDVLQLFDEHFKDYAFPGILEIMDDQLKDLEEFINVTEQSTSILQDVGSIDLNQRVDSIISKLSKLLATQYIVTNVYLNITTLTPNKFKEILTFFKKFGIGLIHRLRLLFQRCALEESFIRKNLPDEVAKETMPDTIGGNTPPIQIHVSKPQKEETKDNGTSAKFKNTYQIRSILNKLQSTSSILFRCFLRLKSTDANVESRQMELQIYDTVVENVLHLLTAVPLQGNLQYALVVLNFNTYIFTFPKTSITANEVLQTVPSYLFLQKGGYDIYERLVVELFGEMSKFSNVASVEEIDYVKDTQEVLILSCIINALTFFNKPTNMDTMELVPSIKYYYDGFEDNINLTKALMGPVKISAATMIKQIDNKFNLFNPVSRTVPYAVFKQLLTLLKNLFSPGQETASGLFVLDCKYFPTSENIREAIREKDLQNGNLKAIKAKLDDKTLTLSDVVKLIPDFGFYNSVPKLVTKHTSVSLIGIKNDSFYKELPDKVFNILPYYPKLVNAFARTLLQILADWKISGETFAATVLEKVEKTNIKDEATLSSFIHLFGIFLNEKIVYSKSEASVMHFLTYMRENLKPQYVNASWFSKALYAYEIVLAKSEIPQMEKLDEDVKARYKLWSPLVAHRIPDETKKAIFDILIRVNDISSFYSALATSRILIFYARDEEYAKEITHSGILSRLLKVIGMFQKSEKINFLESSFLLLIRRCFETTSIISTLIRNEIHKSFTTRPIGNYKERERELSGLLEEKPHVVMRSPSVFVDILCENARFSEFDKSDYITNYIMRRNFDLDKKTTSITQNTNENEIIPSRRTNIVHLLLSQLMAASEKDWISEPANHPPVDIPSKPSKVDPSKNPVCAYMICLLKMLLELIGSYKQSKFEFLTYNRRNVYSEKPKPRVTALNFFLYKLIDRPAGTEKNVYAQRRREVISTLARSVIVAFISDTQIQITPKQDLTKQDPDMVFIRKFTIESVIKVIKNSTSSPKILENNVSRLESWFKIIGSMVYVQAPYLRSILDTNKIEADQYQICKLMIELGVPTAITDCMANLDLNYPFSRTLFNEAVDALNAINFTRNNFSDLFKVESHDDEDDVDEDSEKEENKDMFRNSALGMYDVEDIEEDDDDEEEEGSLIGEEDGIAFVDSEDGGFEVVFSDESDENNEHPSSEYGESDSENDGEIQVEIAEESISGDEHDEEMTNSSEGESSSYDSDDISIIDENGYEYDSDIDLELEDYEVEDSDWESGLSDFSSSSNGDEDNHEDSEHDSGRRRWHVTHGVDLIEDSISDSERGVFQGIEHVFHTENQPLFRVQNDSVARHHDRSFRRNHGISFGSPALTLFNSSRRSQNNLINPLGPTGLEQVENDITDQLATIGSGTRPRTERSNFDEVLFSGELFDERPLDGIILKSSVARWKDIYDMFYDSKGYANCVVTKILNKIYKPSLDLFREEEKKYNEKLEEKIRKVKEKQRRNSHLSHRSSFSVSDDSTIDHEPLGDTQGPINSEDTGETQQHRDPVYVNIEGRDVDISGTDIDPEFLRALPEDMRAEVFAEHVRERRAEAFQNNIHLREIDSDFLDIIPDEIRNEILDEEAGEEHVSEIIHNARNSGDDRINLDEIESNTDEDHSDHEPVPEAATEDKKKNGRIYFSPLVDRAGIAALMKAIFISQPYIQREVYHELFYRLCSSKQNRGDIVNILLFILSEAINDQASLEKVYNSISSRALGKSGGATATKQLPPDCTPLTVANQTIEILQNLIDADGRLKYFFITEHDNLVVNKIGTKHKKESSTKAFQFPIQYLITLLSKKIITDETVLMDLLTRILQVCSKPIATLAKKDKSNQKESKKLQIPNFKKEELRQLVSIIKLDSCNTRVFQQTITILQNLSTIADNKDIFIKDLVENARNIVADLSEELRSLCKEGTVVESGAEINSDLVQKFTVPSSNQAKLLKVLTVVDFLYSDNISEEMIDTNKLSEIYKSMALGEIWVELSKCLFEFEKRKHLSTSATVLLPLIESLMIICRHCRPSIAPILKYEEEKNLDFKRMDTGELFLHFTDLHKRLLNQMVRSNPKLMSGPFASLVKNPKILDFDNKRYYFIAKIKSDKTEAPKLPIPVRRDQVFLDSYRALFFKSNEEIKNSRLEITFKGESGVDAGGVTREWYQVLSRQMFNPGYALFTPVASDKTTFRPNRASGVNPEHLSFFKFVGMVIGKAIRDQCFLDCHFSREVYKSILGKPVALKDMESLDLDYYKSLVWILENDITDIIEETFSVETDDYGEHKIIDLIDNGRNVSVTESNKQDYVRKIVEYKLHTSVKEQMDNFLSGFYALIPKDVISIFDEQELELLISGLPDIDVDDWKNNTTYVNYTESCKQVSYFWRAVRSFDAEEKAKLLQFVTGTSKVPLNGFKELSGVSGVCKFSIHRDYGSTERLPSSHTCFNQLNLPAYASYDTLRGSLLIAINEGHEGFGLA from the coding sequence ATGGTCAAGTTAACtagatttgaaaaactgcaaaaggaaaagaacGCTGAGTATTTTAAACCATTCTTAGATGATCTAGAACAAAGTTCGCAAGATGAATTTGTTAAGAAGCTTAGAGACTTTGATTTTAATGATAGGCCCAGAAATGATTTATTTGTCTGGATACCTGTATTGAATAGAATTGATGATATTCTTTCTAAGTTTGTTGAGAAGTATCATTATAGTTACACAAAGGCTCCTGAACCattaaaattgatgaaCGATGAAGATTTGAATGTTACTGTTGAGTTAACTGAGTTTTCTACAAAATTATTGTGCAACACTGAAAACCGGTACATCTATTCTTCAATGGATGTAATGAGTAACTTACTTAACTGTCCAAATTTTGAAGTAAAATTAGGTGCTATAAGAGTACTTGCTACTATGGGAGAGAGATACGTCATTGCTCGAGAACGGATTGATGCTACAAAAAACGTATTGGGTACTCAtccattgaaaaataaGGCATTAAAACTAGCATTAGCAATTCCATCATCTGCAATGGATGAGAATGGAGAACATTTTGCATTGACAGATTTATATTtcgaaaagaaaaaataccCGTCGAAGTGGAGCAAACTAAGATATACATACTATGCGTCTCCTAAGACTAATTCAGCATCATCTAATGTTAAATCAGTTGATTGTAGTGATTCAAACTCTCACTCCTCGGCTCAGCAAGGGGTATCTATGCTAAAATTTTCGATGAATAGTGAAGAACTTTCCAAGCTAACTATTCAAGAGATTTTGGATAAAGGTATGAAGGTTATTCCAGCAGAGGAATGGTTTGATTTCTCACTAAAGGCAATAGCAGCAAAAGCATTTAGTGATGACTCCGAAGATAATCTGCATCTAAGAGAGACAATaataagaacaaaaatgaaTGCTATAGCCCTTGTGAACACGGTTTACCTCCCTCCACAAGTAAGTTCAAAATTCTTTGAAGTTGATCCTTATGCTTTTAATAGTCTGACAGATTTTATTTCCCTTTCAGAAGtaaaaatatctaaaaaCCTTCGATTAGATGCGTTATTCGCATTGGAATGTATATCTCTAAAACATGTTTGGTGTTCTGATATCATGAGAAACCTTGGGGGTAACATGTCTCATGGTCTTCTTTTCCAGATTCTACGATACTTGAGTAAAATTTTAAGAGAAAAGTCATCAGAAGTCGATGAAATTTATAATGTACGGTTTTTTTACTTGATCTCTAATTTGGCTGATGTCAAAGTTTTACATGAAGCTTTATTAGCAGCAGGCCTAATACCGGCATTATTGGATATTGTTTCAATTAAGAACTTGGACTATAGACGTACACTCGCATCCGCCACACATTTATTAGAGGTTTTCATTAATGACAGTGATTCCACTAACGAGTTCATAAACAATGATGGGTTCACGACGTTGATCAAATCTAtagatgaagaaatcaattATGCGATAGAGAATAAAGGGCAATTTAATCCACCGGAGTTTATAAAGGTTTACTATGCCATTTCATTTCGTCAACTATCGTACATCAGAAGTCATTTGAAACTTGTAATAAAATTACTAAAGACTGACTCTGGCGATAGAATAAGGAATCTGATTGACTCTCCAATTTTAGGCTCTTTAAAAAAGATCATGACTAATAGGGAATTGTTCGGATATACGTTAATTACATATACTCTGGACATCATACAAAGAGTTATCAATAGTGAACCTACAATTTATCCTATATTGAATGAGGCAGGCCTGATCCCCtatattattgaaaactttgaaagTTTGATGGGACCATATTCAGAATTATTAACTCTACTACCTGATGTTATTTCTGCCATCTGTCTGAATACAGAAGGTCTCCAGAAAGTCAAAGACAATGGCCTGATTAAATCTTTGTTCAAGACTGTCACCAATTTGGATTATGCGATTGTACTCTCATGGAAGGAAGAATCTGTCGATTTTGGTACGTCAATGGATGAACTAGCAAGACATTACCCTGATCTTCAGGACGAGATCTGTAATGCATTTTCAGATATGGTAAAGACGTTACCTGACATAGTAAAATTTAATCAACCCTTTTTGTATCAATCAAATACTGGAGAGGATATAATATACAGATCAAAAACGGATAAGGTTGTAAGAGATGAAGAGGGTTCCCAAGAGCTTGCATTTTGGGATATACAGAAGGATTCACCAATCGTCGACTGTTTCTCCAATGTATTTTATGGAATGACGCTTGAGAATTCTGCTTTACATGATTTACCGGAAAAGTTAGACTTTAAAACTTTATTTAATGCAATTGTACTTAACAATGTCCCCTTTGATTTTAGCATGTCTCAAACTATGTTGAACTATACAGATGTGTTGCAACTATTTGACGAGCATTTCAAAGATTACGCATTTCCTGGTATACTGGAAATAATGGATGATCAATTAAAGGACCTGGAAGAATTCATTAATGTAACTGAACAATCCACAAGTATATTGCAGGATGTGGGTAGTATTGATCTGAATCAAAGAGTTGATTCTATTATCAGTAAGCTATCTAAACTATTGGCAACACAATATATTGTCACAAATGTCTACTTGAACATTACCACACTAACTCCAAATAAATTCAAGGAAATATTGACTTTCTTTAAGAAGTTCGGCATAGGTTTGATCCACCGTTTAAGGTTGTTGTTTCAGAGATGTGCTTTGGAGGAAAGCTTTATTAGAAAGAACTTGCCTGATGAAGTTGCGAAAGAAACCATGCCAGATACCATCGGGGGGAACACTCCACCAATACAAATCCATGTATCGAAGCCTCAAAAGGAAGAAACCAAAGATAACGGGACATCTGCGAAGTTTAAGAATACTTATCAGATTAGAAGCATTCTGAATAAGCTGCAATCAACATCTTCGATTTTGTTCAGATGCTTCTTAAGGCTAAAGTCCACTGATGCAAATGTAGAAAGTCGTCAAATGGAATTACAAATTTATGATACAGTTGTAGAAAATGTTCTTCATCTGTTGACAGCCGTACCTTTGCAAGGCAATCTGCAGTATGCTCTGGTTGTattaaatttcaatacCTATATCTTCACGTTTCCAAAGACGAGTATAACTGCTAATGAGGTACTTCAAACAGTGCCATCGTAtctatttttgcaaaaggGTGGTTATGATATTTATGAGAGACTCGTTGTGGAATTATTTGGAGAAATGTCTAAGTTTTCCAACGTTGCATCTGTTGAAGAGATTGACTATGTTAAGGATACCCAGGAGGTACTGATATTGAGTTGCATCATAAACGCTCTGACATTTTTTAATAAGCCGACAAATATGGATACTATGGAATTGGTCCCATCGATTAAGTATTATTATGATGGCTTTGaggataatattaatttgaCTAAGGCATTAATGGGACCAGTGAAAATCTCAGCGGCAACTATGATAAAACAAATTGACAATAAGTTTAATTTATTCAATCCTGTTTCTAGAACAGTGCCTTATGCTGTATTTAAACAATTGCTAACTCTTCTAAAAAATCTATTCTCTCCAGGTCAGGAGACTGCTAGTGgtttatttgttttggaTTGCAAATACTTTCCCACTTCTGAAAATATCCGAGAAGCCATACGTGAAAAGGATTTACAGAACGGTAACTTAAAAGCCATAAAAGCTAAACTGGACGACAAAACCCTGACTCTAAGCGATGTGGTAAAGCTGATACCCGACTTCGGTTTTTATAATAGCGTGCCTAAACTAGTTACCAAGCATACCAGTGTTTCGTTGATtggaataaaaaatgacTCTTTCTACAAGGAACTGCCTGATAAGGTGTTTAATATTCTGCCTTATTATCCCAAACTAGTTAATGCTTTTGCAAGAACTCTTTTACAAATATTAGCTGACTGGAAGATATCCGGTGAGACATTTGCAGCAACTGTCCTAGAAAAGGTTGAAAAGACTAACATCAAAGATGAAGCCACTCTTTCATCGTTTATCCATTTATTCggtatatttttgaatgaGAAAATTGTCTACTCAAAATCTGAAGCATCCGTAATGCACTTCTTGACATACATGCGAGAAAACTTGAAACCTCAATATGTGAACGCCTCTTGGTTTTCAAAGGCTTTGTATGCATATGAAATCGTGCTGGCAAAATCAGAAATTCCTCAAATGGAGAAATTGGATGAAGATGTCAAAGCACGTTATAAACTTTGGTCTCCCTTAGTTGCCCACCGTATACCTgatgaaacaaaaaaagctATTTTTGACATCTTAATAAGAGTCAATGACATTTCAAGCTTTTATTCGGCATTGGCGACTTCTAGAATCTTGATATTCTACGCTAGGGATGAAGAATACGCAAAGGAGATAACACACTCTGGAATTCTATCGAGATTACTCAAAGTTATTGGGATGTTTCAGAAGTCTGAAAAAATTAACTTTCTTGAGTcgtcttttcttttgttgaTTAGAAGATGTTTTGAAACTACAAGCATAATTTCTACTCTAattagaaatgaaatacaCAAAAGTTTTACTACAAGACCAATTGGAAACTATAAAGAACGTGAAAGAGAGTTAAGTGGCTTGCTGGAGGAAAAACCTCATGTAGTGATGCGAAGTCCATCTGTTTTTGTAGACATTCTATGCGAGAATGCCAGATTTTCTGAATTTGATAAATCAGATTACATTACAAACTACATTATGAGAAGAAATTTTGATTTGGATAAGAAGACTACCTCTATAACACAAAatacaaatgaaaatgagatTATACCATCACGAAGAACTAATATTGTACATTTACTATTGTCACAACTTATGGCAGCATCAGAAAAAGATTGGATTTCGGAACCCGCCAATCACCCACCAGTTGATATACCTTCTAAGCCATCTAAAGTTGATCCTTCGAAGAATCCAGTCTGCGCTTACATGATATGTTTGTTGAAGATGCTTTTGGAACTAATTGGTAGTTACAAGCAATCAAAGTTTGAATTCTTGACATATAATCGGAGAAACGTTTACTCGGAAAAACCTAAACCAAGAGTAACTGCATTGAACTTCTTCCTTTATAAGCTCATTGATCGTCCTGCTGGAACTGAAAAGAATGTGTACGCTCAAAGGCGCCGTGAGGTCATTAGTACTCTTGCCAGATCTGTGATTGTAGCTTTTATATCTGATACTCAAATCCAGATAACCCCTAAACAAGACTTGACCAAACAAGACCCAGATATGGTATTTATTAGGAAATTTACTATAGAATCTGTTATTAAGGTCATTAAAAATTCTACCAGCAGTCCAAAAATACTTGAGAATAACGTCAGCCGTCTAGAAAGCTGGTTCAAAATAATTGGCTCTATGGTCTATGTTCAAGCACCGTATTTGAGGTCTATTTTGGACACTAATAAGATTGAGGCTGATCAATATCAGATTTGTAAATTAATGATAGAGTTAGGAGTTCCGACTGCAATTACTGACTGTATGGCAAACCTAGACCTGAACTATCCATTTTCAAGAACCTTATTTAACGAAGCTGTTGATGCCTTGAATGCTATCAACTTTACTAGGAATAATTTCTCAGATCTATTTAAAGTTGAGTCTCATGACGATGAGGACGATGTTGACGAAGATtcagaaaaagaagagaacaaAGATATGTTCCGTAATTCTGCCTTAGGAATGTatgatgttgaagatatagaggaagatgatgacgatgaagaagaagaaggttCTCTaattggagaagaagacgGGATCGCTTTTGTTGACAGCGAAGATGGAGGCTTTGAGGTAGTTTTTAGTGATGAAAGtgatgaaaataatgagCATCCAAGCTCTGAATATGGAGAATCTGATAGTGAGAATGATGGCGAAATTCAAGTAGAAATTGCCGAAGAGAGTATTTCTGGTGATGAACATGATGAGGAAATGACTAACTCCTCTGAAGGCGAAAGTTCCTCATATGATAGTGATGATATCAGTATTATTGATGAGAATGGATATGAATATGATTCAGACATTGACCTTGAATTGGAAGATTATGAAGTTGAGGATTCTGATTGGGAATCAGGGCTTTCCGatttttcctcttcaagTAATGGAGATGAAGACAATCATGAGGATTCTGAGCACGACTCTGGAAGAAGGCGTTGGCATGTTACACATGGTGTTGATCTAATTGAGGATAGTATAAGTGACTCTGAAAGGGGTGTTTTTCAGGGTATCGAACATGTGTTTCATACAGAAAATCAGCCTTTATTTAGGGTTCAAAATGATAGTGTCGCTCGTCATCATGATAGAAGTTTTAGGAGGAACCATGGAATATCTTTTGGTTCTCCTGCATTAACTCTGTTCAATAGTTCTCGTAGATCTCAAAATAATCTGATCAACCCACTAGGACCAACAGGTCTAGAACAAGTTGAAAATGATATCACTGATCAACTGGCAACGATCGGTTCAGGTACACGTCCAAGAACTGAAAGATCTAACTTTGATGAAGTATTGTTTTCTGGTGAACTGTTTGATGAGAGACCTCTGGATGGTATCATACTTAAATCTTCTGTAGCAAGATGGAAGGACATTTATGATATGTTTTATGACTCCAAGGGGTATGCCAATTGTGTTGTTACAAAGAtattaaacaaaatatataagcCTAGCTTAGACCTTTTCAGGgaggaagaaaagaaatacaatgagaaacttgaagaaaagataagaaaggtcaaagaaaaacaaaggAGAAACAGTCACTTGAGTCATCGGTCCTCGTTCTCAGTTTCTGATGATAGCACCATCGATCATGAGCCACTGGGTGATACACAAGGACCAATAAACTCGGAAGATACTGGAGAAACTCAACAACATAGAGATCCAGTCTATGTAAATATCGAAGGGCGTGATGTTGATATTAGTGGAACTGATATTGATCCCGAATTCTTAAGGGCCCTACCAGAAGATATGAGAGCTGAGGTTTTTGCTGAGCATGTCCGCGAAAGAAGAGCCGAAGCTTTTCAAAATAACATACACTTACGTGAAATTGACTCAGACTTTTTGGACATCATACCAGATGAGATTAGAAACGAAATTTTAGATGAGGAAGCTGGTGAAGAGCATGTTTCCGAGATTATTCACAATGCTAGAAATTCTGGGGATGACAGAATAAACCTTGACGAAATTGAATCTAATACAGATGAAGATCACAGCGATCATGAACCTGTCCCTGAAGCTGCAACTgaagataaaaagaaaaatggaagaaTTTACTTTTCACCACTTGTAGATCGGGCAGGAATTGCCGCATTGATGAAGGCGATATTCATATCTCAGCCGTACATACAAAGGGAGGTTTACCATGAATTATTTTACCGTTTATGTTCGAGTAAACAAAATAGAGGTGATATTGTAAACATCCTCCTGTTTATTCTAAGTGAAGCGATAAATGACCAAGCATCTTTGGAGAAAGTTTACAATTCAATCTCATCAAGAGCTCTAGGGAAATCGGGTGGGGCCACTGCTACGAAACAACTTCCTCCTGATTGTACTCCTCTTACTGTAGCTAATCAGACAATTGAAATACTACAGAATCTAATAGATGCCGATGGTAGATTGAAGTACTTTTTTATAACCGAGCATGACAATTTGGTAGTTAATAAAATCGGTACAAAGCACAAGAAAGAATCAAGTACTAAGGCGTTCCAATTTCCTATTCAATACTTAATAACTTTGCTGAGTAAGAAGATTATAACAGATGAGACAGTTCTTATGGATCTTCTAACGAGAATACTACAAGTATGCTCCAAACCTATTGCAACTCTTGCGAAAAAAGATAAGAGTAATCAGAAAGAAAGTAAGAAACTTCAGATACctaatttcaaaaaagaagaattgaGGCAATTGGTTTCAATCATAAAATTAGATAGTTGTAATACTAGGGTATTCCAGCAGacaataacaattttaCAAAACCTGTCAACCATTGCTGATAATAAGgatatttttataaaagATTTGGTTGAAAATGCCAGAAACATAGTTGCAGATCTCTCAGAAGAGTTGAGATCATTGTGCAAAGAAGGAACTGTAGTTGAGAGTGGAGCTGAGATAAACTCTGATTTGGTTCAAAAATTTACAGTACCTAGTTCCAATCAAGCGAAACTGTTGAAAGTGTTAACTGTAGTTGATTTTCTGTATTCAGATAATATCTCCGAAGAGATGATAGATACTAATAAGTTGTCGGAGATCTATAAAAGCATGGCCTTGGGTGAAATCTGGGTGGAACTAAGTAAATGTTTGTTTGAATTTGAGAAAAGGAAGCATTTGAGTACATCTGCAACAGTATTACTCCCATTGATTGAATCTCTAATGATCATCTGTAGACATTGTAGGCCTAGTATTGCTCCCATCCTAAAATAtgaggaagaaaagaatcTCGATTTCAAGAGAATGGATACAGGTGAGCTATTTTTGCACTTCACTGATTTGCATAAGAGATTGCTGAATCAAATGGTTAGGTCGAATCCTAAACTAATGAGTGGACCTTTTGCGTCATTAGtgaaaaatccaaaaatattggactttgataataaaagaTACTATTTTATTGCCAAGATCAAATCAGATAAAACTGAAGCCCCTAAACTTCCTATCCCAGTAAGAAGAGATCAAGTTTTCTTAGACTCATACAGAGCActattcttcaaatctaATGAAGAGATCAAAAATAGCCGACTTGAAATTACATTTAAGGGTGAGAGTGGGGTTGATGCTGGTGGTGTTACAAGAGAATGGTATCAAGTATTATCTAGGCAAATGTTCAATCCAGGTTATGCATTATTTACACCAGTAGCATCAGACAAAACAACATTTAGACCTAACAGAGCTTCCGGTGTAAATCCAGAAcatctttcatttttcaaatttgtaGGTATGGTAATTGGTAAAGCTATAAGAGATCAATGTTTCCTTGATTGTCATTTTAGCAGAGAGGTCTATAAAAGTATTTTAGGAAAGCCTGTTGCTTTGAAGGACATGGAATCATTAGATTTGGATTATTATAAATCTCTTGTTTGGATATTGGAGAACGATATAACAGATATAATCGAGGAAACTTTTTCAGTTGAAACAGACGATTATGGTGAGCATAAAATAATTGACTTGATCGATAACGGAAGAAATGTTTCTGTAACGGAGTCAAATAAACAAGATTATGTGAGAAAGATAGTGGAATACAAATTACATACATCCGTTAAAGAGCAAATGGATAATTTCTTGAGTGGATTTTATGCTCTAATTCCAAAAGATGTCATTTCTATATTTGATGAACAAGAACTTGAGTTACTTATTAGTGGTCTACCTGACATTGACGTTGATGATTGGAAGAATAATACCACTTATGTTAACTATACCGAAAGTTGTAAACAAGTTAGTTACTTCTGGAGAGCAGTAAGATCATTTGATGCCGAAGAGAAAGCAAAATTGTTACAATTTGTCACTGGTACTAGTAAAGTACCATTAAATGGTTTCAAAGAATTAAGCGGTGTTAGCGGTGTATGCAAATTCTCGATCCATAGAGACTATGGCTCAACTGAACGTTTACCATCATCTCATACATGTTTCAACCAATTGAATTTACCAGCTTATGCATCCTATGATACATTAAGGGGTTCTTTGTTAATTGCCATAAATGAAGGACATGAAGGTTTTGGTTTGGCGTAG